Below is a genomic region from Actinomadura sp. NAK00032.
GGGCCGGCGGCGCGCAGCCCGCCTCGCTCAACGAGATGATCGATGTGAGCCTGGTCATCGAGAACGCCGCCGACTTCCTCTACGGGCGGCTCGACCTGGCCTCCGCCGGAAGGCCCGGGCAGTGACCGGCCCGCACGCGGGCGTGTCACCGGCCGGCGGGCAGTAGTCTGCGCGCTCGTGGACCCCGATGAACCCCGCCGCGGCGGACGCGGCCGAGCGCCGGTGAGCCGGCAGCAGGGCCGCGGCCGCCCCGGCCCGCGCAGGACGGCGCCCGCCCGCATGGGCGGCCCGCGCCGCGGCGGCCCGTCGCCCCGGCCGGCCCCGCGCCGCGAGCGCCCCGTCCCGCCTCCCGCACCGTCCTACGACGACGCGCCGCCGCCCCATGCCGAGGCGCCGTACGAGCCGGCCCCCTACGCGGAGCCCGCCTACGACGAGCGGCATGACGAGCGGTACGACGAGGAGTACGGGGAGCCGTACGAGGCCGTCCCGGCTCCCCGCTCCGGCGGGCGCAAGCCGAAGCGGTCCGGCAAGGCGAAGCGGCAGGACCGCCCCGGCCGACCCGATCGGTCCAAGCAGGCCAGGAGGCCGAAACGGCCGAAGCGGCCCGACCAGGAGGGCGAACCGGCCGGCTCGGGAGGGCTCGCCGGCCTCGTCGCCGGGCTCGGCCCGCGGCTGTACTTCGGCGCCGCCGCCGCGCTCGGCGTGCTCGTGCTGATCGGGCTCGCCGCGGTCGTCGTGTTCCGCGACGGGAACGGTCCCGCGGCGGGCAGCGCGGCGAACGCCAAGATCGGGAAGCCGGCGGGGAACGGGCCGTCCCCGACCTCCTACTCCAGCTCCCCCTCGACGTCGGCGTACGGCGGGATCGCCGCCCGCGGGTCCGACCCCGAGCCGCTGACGGCCGCGGAGGCGTTCCCGCCGGAGGCGGCGACGCTGGCCGTCCCGGACGGCGAGGTGAAGGTGAAGCTGCGCGCCAAGCGGCTGGACGCCGACTGCGCCGCCGCCGTGTGGGGCGGCAGCGTGGGCGCCGAGCTGGGCAGGGGCGGCTGCACGCAGGCGGCGCGGGCCGTCTACTCCGACCCGAAGCGCGGCTACGGGCTGGCCGTCGCGGTGTTCAACCTGAACGGCTCGGCGGACGCGGACCGGTTCGTCGCCCGGCTGGAGCACACGATCGGCGCCGGCTTCGTCCGGCCGCTGGAGGCCCCCGAGCCGCTGGACGACTTCGGCCGCGGCTTCGGCATGGCGCGCGGCCTCGCCATGGGCCACTTCGCCGTGGTCTCGTGGGCGGCGCGGCTGGACGGCAAGGGCACCGCGACCGACGAGACGCTGCTGTCGCTGCTGATCGAGGGCGGCAAGTCCCCGGCGGTGCTCGGCCGCGCCGCCCGCGCCTCCGAGTAGCCCGCCTCCGGGCAGCCCGCCTCCGGGCAGCCCGCGTCCGGGCAGCCCGCGTCCGGCGCCGCCACGGAGCCCCGGACGGCGGAAATTTTCGGTAGATCGCCGGAATATCCGGGTAAACGTGCCGGTTCGGTGATGATGCTCACCCAGGTCAGCGCGGTGCCCGGCCCGAGCCCGGCACTAGCCTTGGTCTAAACCACTCCGAGATGGCATGCGGTCGGATCGCCGCGGGGAAGTTTCGCGATCCGGTGCAGTCGGGCATGTTCCCGACAGTGATGTAATGTCATCTCACCGCAGCAGGGCCAACGTCGTCCCACGACTGCACTGACACCGAAGCAGTGACACGAGACGACGACGGGAGGGTTGATGGCCTCAGCTGCCTTCACACCTGCTGCCCGCGTACAGGGCCGCCCCGATGCCCAGGGGCTGTACGACCCGGCGAACGAGCACGACGCCTGCGGCGTCGGCATGGTCGCCGACATGCACGGCCGCAAGAGCCACGAGATCGTCGAGAACGCCCTGACCGTGCTGAAGAACCTCGACCACCGCGGTGCGGTGGGCGCGGAGCCGGACGACGGCGACGGCGTCGGCATCCTCGTCCAGCTCCCGGACGCGTTCTTCCGCGAGGTCTGCGGCTTCCCGCTGCCCGCGGCCGGCGCCTACGCGGCCGGCATCGCCTTCCTCCCGGCGGACGGCGGCGAGCGCGCGGCGGCGGTCGCGCACATCGAGACGCTGTGCGTCGAGGAGGGCCTGACGGTCCTCGGCTGGCGCGAGCTGCCGCACGACCCCGACTTCACGGGCCCGGCCGCGCGGCGCGTCATGCCGCACTTCGCGCAGCTGTTCGTCTCCGCCGCCGCCGGCGGGCCGCACGCGGGCAAGACCGGCCTGGAGCTGGACCGCGCCGTGTTCTGCATGCGCGAGCGCGCCGAGCAGGACGTCCGCGTGTACTTCCCGAGCCTGTCCAGCCGCACGATCGTCTACAAGGGGATGCTGACGACCCCGCAGCTGGAGCCGTTCTTCCCCGACCTGTCGGACCGCCGCTTCACCAGCGCGATCGCCCTGGTGCACTCGCGGTTCTCGACCAACACGTTCCCCGCCTGGGAGCTGGCCCACCCGTACCGGTTCATCGCCCACAACGGCGAGATCAACACGGTGAAGGGCAACCGGAACTGGATGCGGGCCCGCGAGGCGCTGCTGAAGTCCGACCTGCTGCCCGGCGACCTGTCCCGGATCTTCCCGGTGATCGACATCGAGGCGTCCGACACCGCCTCGTTCGACGAGTGCCTGGAGCTGCTGCACCTCGGCGGCCGGTCGCTGCCGCACGCGGTGCTGATGATGATCCCGGAGGCGTGGGAGAACCACACCGAGATGGACCCGGCCCGCCGGGCCTTCTACGAGTTCCACTCCACGCTGATGGAGGCCTGGGACGGCCCCGCCAGCGTCAGCTTCACCGACGGGACCGTGGTCGGCGCCGTCCTGGACCGCAACGGGCTGCGCCCCGGCCGGTACTGGGTGACCGACGACGGCCTGGTCGTGCTGGCCAGCGAGGCCGGCGTGCTCGACATCCCGGCGAGCAAGGTCGTCCGCAAGGGCCGGCTCCAGCCCGGCAAGATCTTCCTCGTGGACACCGCCGCCGGGCGGATCGTCGAGGACGACGAGGTCAAGGCCGAGCTGGCCGCCGAGCACCCGTACGGCGAATGGCTGCACGAGGGCCTCGTCCGGTTCGAGGAGCTGCCGCAGCGCGAGCGGGAGATCCCGACGCACGAGACGCTGGTCCGGCGGCAGCAGACGTTCGGCTACACCCTCGAAGAGCAGCGGATCATCCTGACGCCGATGGCGAGGACGGGCGCCGAGCCGATCGGGTCGATGGGCACCGACACCCCGATCGCGGTCCTGTCGGAGCGGCCGCGGCTGCTGTTCGACTACTTCAAGCAGCTGTTCGCGCAGGTCACGAACCCGCCGCTGGACGCGATCCGCGAGGAGCTCGTCACCTCGCTGCAGTCCACGCTCGGCCCGGAGGGCAACCTGCTGGAGCCCGGCCCGGACTCGTGCCGCCGGCTCGTGCTCCCCACCCCGATCCTGGACAACGACGAGCTGTCCAAGATCATCCACATCGACGACGAGGGGTCGCTGCCGCACCTGCAGGCCCACGTCGTGCAGGGCCTGTACGAGGTCGCCGGCGGCGGAGAGGCCCTGGAGGCCCGCCTGGAGGAGATCAACTCCGAGGTGAGCCGCGCCATCGCGGCCGGCGCCCGCATCATCGTGCTGTCGGACCGCGGCGCCGACTCCGCCCGCGCCGCGATCCCGTCGCTGCTGCTCACCGGCTCGGTCCACCACCACCTGATCCGGGAGAAGACCCGCACCCGGACCGGCCTGGTGATCGAGACGGGCGAGGCCCGCGAGTGCCACCACATGGCGCTGCTCATCGGGTACGGCGCGTCCGCGATCAACCCGTACCTGGCGATCGAGACCGTCGAGGACCTGGTCCGCGGCGGGGCGATCGAGGGCCTGGAGCCGGCGAAGGCCGTCCGGAACCTGGTGAAGGCGTACGGCAAGGGCGTCCTGAAGGTCATGTCGAAGATGGGCGTGTCCACGGTCGCGTCCTACACCGGCGCGCAGATCTTCGAGGCGATCGGCCTCGGCGAGGACGTCGTGGCGCGCTGCTTCACCGGCACCACGTCCCGGCTCGGCGGCGTCGGGTTCGGGGTGCTGGCCCGGGAGGTCGCGCAGCGGCACGCCCGCGCCTACCCGCCGGGCGGCAACGACCTCGCGCACCGCACCCTGGAGGTCGGCGGCGAGTACCAGTGGCGCCGCGAGGGCGAGCCGCACCTGTTCAACCCGGACACGGTGTTCAAGCTCCAGCACGCCACCCGGACCCGCCGCTACGAGATCTTCAAGGAGTACACCGCCAAGGTCGACGCGCAGGCCGAGAAGCTGATGACGCTGCGCGGGCTGTTCCGGCTCAAGGAGGGCGAGCGGGAGCCGGTGCCGATCGAGGAGGTCGAGCCGGTCGCGGAGATCGTCAAGCGGTTCTCCACCGGCGCGATGTCGTACGGGTCCATCTCCGCGGAGGCGCACGAGACCCTCGCGATCGCGATGAACCGGCTCGGCGGCAAGTCCAACACCGGCGAGGGCGGCGAGGACCCGGCGCGCTTCACCCCGGACGAGAACGGCGACCTGCGGCGCAGTGCCATCAAGCAGGTCGCGTCCGGCCGGTTCGGCGTGACCTCGGAGTACCTCACCAACGCCGACGACATCCAGATCAAGATGGCGCAGGGCGCCAAGCCCGGCGAGGGCGGGCAGCTGCCCGGCCACAAGGTCTACCCGTGGATCGCCAAGACCCGGCACTCCACCCCGGGCGTCGGCCTCATCTCGCCGCCGCCGCACCACGACATCTACTCGATCGAGGACCTGGCGCAGCTCATCCACGACCTGAAGAACGCCAACCCGGCGGCGCGCGTGCACGTCAAGCTCGTCGCCGAGGTCGGGGTCGGCACGGTCGCGGCCGGGGTGTCCAAGGCGCACGCCGA
It encodes:
- the gltB gene encoding glutamate synthase large subunit yields the protein MASAAFTPAARVQGRPDAQGLYDPANEHDACGVGMVADMHGRKSHEIVENALTVLKNLDHRGAVGAEPDDGDGVGILVQLPDAFFREVCGFPLPAAGAYAAGIAFLPADGGERAAAVAHIETLCVEEGLTVLGWRELPHDPDFTGPAARRVMPHFAQLFVSAAAGGPHAGKTGLELDRAVFCMRERAEQDVRVYFPSLSSRTIVYKGMLTTPQLEPFFPDLSDRRFTSAIALVHSRFSTNTFPAWELAHPYRFIAHNGEINTVKGNRNWMRAREALLKSDLLPGDLSRIFPVIDIEASDTASFDECLELLHLGGRSLPHAVLMMIPEAWENHTEMDPARRAFYEFHSTLMEAWDGPASVSFTDGTVVGAVLDRNGLRPGRYWVTDDGLVVLASEAGVLDIPASKVVRKGRLQPGKIFLVDTAAGRIVEDDEVKAELAAEHPYGEWLHEGLVRFEELPQREREIPTHETLVRRQQTFGYTLEEQRIILTPMARTGAEPIGSMGTDTPIAVLSERPRLLFDYFKQLFAQVTNPPLDAIREELVTSLQSTLGPEGNLLEPGPDSCRRLVLPTPILDNDELSKIIHIDDEGSLPHLQAHVVQGLYEVAGGGEALEARLEEINSEVSRAIAAGARIIVLSDRGADSARAAIPSLLLTGSVHHHLIREKTRTRTGLVIETGEARECHHMALLIGYGASAINPYLAIETVEDLVRGGAIEGLEPAKAVRNLVKAYGKGVLKVMSKMGVSTVASYTGAQIFEAIGLGEDVVARCFTGTTSRLGGVGFGVLAREVAQRHARAYPPGGNDLAHRTLEVGGEYQWRREGEPHLFNPDTVFKLQHATRTRRYEIFKEYTAKVDAQAEKLMTLRGLFRLKEGEREPVPIEEVEPVAEIVKRFSTGAMSYGSISAEAHETLAIAMNRLGGKSNTGEGGEDPARFTPDENGDLRRSAIKQVASGRFGVTSEYLTNADDIQIKMAQGAKPGEGGQLPGHKVYPWIAKTRHSTPGVGLISPPPHHDIYSIEDLAQLIHDLKNANPAARVHVKLVAEVGVGTVAAGVSKAHADVVLISGHDGGTGASPLTSLKHAGAPWELGLAETQQTLLLNGLRDRIVVQTDGQMKTGRDVVIAALLGAEEYGFATAPLVVSGCIMMRVCHLDTCPVGVATQNPVLRQRFSGKPEFVVNFFEFVAEEVREYLAALGFRSLDEAIGQVDTIDMREAVDHWKASGLDLTPILHTPEVADGASLRRTAVQDHGLEKALDNTLIQLAEGALSFGDPVKLELPIRNVNRTVGTMLGHELTKKWGGAGLPDGTIDVTFTGSAGNSFGAFAPRGITLRLVGDANDYVGKGLSGGRLTLAPPADAGFAAEEQIIGGNVILYGATSGELFARGVVGERFCVRNSGATAVVEGVGDHACEYMTGGRAVILGRTGRNLAAGMSGGIAYVLDLVPERVNGEMVDLEPLDAADAESVRTLVERHLAETGSAVARRLLDGWDAAAARFTKIMPRDYRRVLDAMAKAEAEGRDVDEAVMSAAQS